The Streptococcus toyakuensis genome has a window encoding:
- a CDS encoding ABC transporter substrate-binding protein, translated as MKNWKKYAFASASVVALAAGLAACGNLSGNSKKAADSASGEKTVIKMYQIGDKPDNLDELLENANKIIGEKVGAKLDIQYLGWGDYDKKMSVITSSGENYDIAFASNYVVNAQKGAYADLTDLYKKEGAELYKALDPAYIKGNSINGKIYAVPVAANVASSQNFAFNGTLLAKYGIDISGVTSYETLEPVLKQIKEKAPDVVPFAVTKNFIPSDNFDYPVPNGLPFVIDLEGDTTKIVNRYEVPRFKEHLKTLHKFYEAGYIPKDVATSDTSFDLQQDTWFVREETVGPADYGNSLLSRVANKDIQIKSFTNFIKKNQTTQVANFVISNNSKNKEKSMEVLNLLNTNPELLNGLVYGPEGKNWEKIEGKENRVRVLDGYKGNTHMGGWNTGNNWILYINENVTDQQIENSKKELAEAKESPALGFIFNTDNVKSEISAISNTMQQFDTAINTGTVDPDKAIPELMEKLKSEGAYEKVLNEMQKQYDEFLKNKK; from the coding sequence ATGAAAAACTGGAAAAAATATGCTTTTGCATCTGCTAGCGTAGTCGCTTTGGCTGCTGGTCTCGCTGCTTGTGGAAACCTTTCAGGTAACAGTAAAAAAGCTGCTGACTCAGCTTCAGGTGAAAAAACTGTTATCAAAATGTACCAAATCGGTGACAAACCAGATAACTTAGATGAATTGCTAGAAAATGCTAACAAAATCATCGGTGAAAAAGTTGGTGCTAAATTGGATATCCAATATCTTGGATGGGGTGACTATGATAAGAAAATGTCAGTTATCACATCATCTGGTGAAAACTACGATATCGCCTTTGCATCTAACTATGTTGTAAATGCTCAAAAAGGTGCCTATGCTGACTTGACTGACTTGTATAAGAAAGAAGGGGCAGAGCTTTATAAAGCACTTGACCCAGCTTACATCAAAGGTAACAGCATTAACGGTAAAATTTACGCAGTTCCAGTTGCAGCCAACGTTGCATCATCTCAAAACTTCGCTTTCAACGGAACTCTTCTTGCTAAATACGGTATCGATATTTCAGGTGTCACTTCATATGAAACACTTGAACCAGTCTTGAAACAAATCAAAGAAAAAGCTCCAGATGTAGTGCCATTTGCGGTTACTAAGAACTTCATCCCATCTGATAACTTTGACTACCCAGTTCCAAACGGACTTCCATTCGTTATCGACCTTGAAGGGGACACTACTAAGATCGTAAACCGTTACGAAGTGCCTCGCTTTAAAGAACACTTGAAGACTCTTCACAAATTCTATGAAGCTGGATACATTCCAAAAGACGTAGCAACAAGCGATACTTCATTTGACCTTCAACAAGATACTTGGTTCGTTCGTGAAGAAACAGTAGGACCAGCTGACTACGGTAACAGCTTGCTTTCACGTGTTGCTAACAAAGATATCCAAATCAAATCATTCACTAACTTCATTAAGAAAAACCAAACAACACAAGTTGCTAACTTTGTCATCTCAAACAACTCTAAGAACAAAGAAAAATCAATGGAAGTGTTGAACCTCTTGAATACGAACCCAGAACTCTTGAACGGTCTTGTTTACGGTCCAGAAGGTAAGAACTGGGAAAAAATTGAAGGTAAAGAAAACCGTGTTCGCGTTCTTGATGGCTACAAAGGAAACACTCACATGGGTGGATGGAACACTGGTAACAACTGGATCCTTTACATCAACGAAAACGTTACAGACCAACAAATCGAAAATTCTAAGAAAGAATTGGCAGAAGCTAAAGAATCTCCAGCGCTTGGATTTATCTTCAATACTGACAATGTGAAATCTGAAATCTCAGCTATTTCTAACACAATGCAACAATTTGATACAGCTATCAACACTGGTACTGTAGACCCAGATAAAGCTATTCCAGAATTGATGGAAAAATTGAAATCTGAAGGTGCCTACGAAAAAGTATTGAACGAAATGCAAAAACAATACGATGAATTCTTGAAAAACAAAAAATAA
- a CDS encoding carbohydrate ABC transporter permease, with amino-acid sequence MAEKKIKKEKIDNVGIHSFSKKADIFFSTISGLVALSCILPFVFVIVISVTDEKSILQNGYSFFPSQFGLDGFEFLAQFKDKILQALFISVFVTVVGTITNVFITTTYAYAISRTTFKYRRFFTIFALLSMLFNAGLVPGYIVVTRLLQLGDTVWALIVPMLLSPFNIILMRSFFKKTIPEAILESARIDGASEARIFFQICLPLSLPGIATITLLTALGFWNDWFNALLYIKSDNLYPLQYLLMQIQQNMDYIAKAVGLSGQLGVALPKETGRMAMVVVATLPIAILYPFFQRYFVKGLTIGGVKE; translated from the coding sequence ATGGCAGAAAAGAAAATTAAAAAAGAAAAAATTGATAATGTCGGCATTCACTCCTTCAGTAAGAAAGCAGATATCTTCTTTAGTACCATTTCTGGTTTGGTTGCCCTCTCTTGTATCCTACCCTTTGTATTCGTTATCGTTATTTCGGTGACAGATGAAAAGAGTATCCTCCAAAATGGATATAGCTTCTTCCCATCTCAATTTGGCTTAGACGGTTTTGAGTTTTTGGCACAGTTTAAGGATAAAATCCTCCAAGCCCTCTTCATCTCAGTCTTTGTAACAGTGGTGGGGACTATCACAAACGTTTTTATCACAACAACTTATGCCTACGCTATTTCACGGACAACCTTTAAGTATCGCAGATTCTTTACGATTTTTGCCCTTCTTAGTATGTTGTTCAACGCTGGTTTGGTACCGGGCTATATCGTGGTAACTCGTTTACTTCAACTTGGTGATACAGTTTGGGCTTTGATTGTTCCAATGCTTCTCTCACCATTTAACATCATCTTGATGCGTTCCTTCTTCAAGAAGACCATTCCAGAAGCTATTCTAGAATCCGCTCGTATTGATGGTGCTAGTGAGGCCCGGATCTTCTTCCAAATCTGTTTGCCATTGTCACTACCAGGTATTGCAACCATCACGCTCTTGACAGCTCTTGGTTTCTGGAATGACTGGTTCAATGCCCTTCTTTACATCAAGAGTGACAACTTGTATCCATTGCAATATTTGCTCATGCAAATCCAACAAAATATGGATTACATCGCCAAAGCAGTCGGCCTATCTGGTCAACTGGGAGTTGCTCTTCCAAAAGAAACAGGTCGTATGGCCATGGTTGTGGTCGCAACCCTTCCAATCGCGATTTTGTATCCATTCTTCCAACGCTACTTTGTAAAAGGTTTGACTATCGGTGGTGTGAAAGAATAG
- a CDS encoding ABC transporter permease produces the protein MNKFSKTLRDNWIFLLMVLPGALWLTLFFYIPVFGNVVAFKDYHMTSNGFIDSIVNSKWVGLDNFRFLFSSKDAFIITRNTVLYNLGFIFIGLIVSVGIAIILSELRSKRMVKIFQTSMLFPYFLSWVIISFFTDAFLNIDKGVFNHFLESIGMKEVNFYADLGIWPYLLLFLGIWKGFGYSSVMYYATIMGIDPTYYEAATVDGASKWQRIRNVTIPQLTPLVTVLTILAVGNIFRADFGLFYQIPHNAGQLYNVTNVLDVYVYNGLTQTADIGMASAAGLYQSVVGLILVILSNLLARRVDPNSALF, from the coding sequence ATGAATAAGTTTTCAAAAACCTTGAGAGACAACTGGATCTTTCTCTTAATGGTTTTGCCAGGGGCACTCTGGTTGACTCTATTCTTCTACATTCCAGTATTTGGGAACGTGGTTGCCTTTAAAGACTACCACATGACCAGTAATGGATTTATAGATAGTATCGTGAATAGTAAATGGGTCGGACTCGATAATTTCAGATTCTTGTTTAGTTCAAAAGATGCCTTTATTATCACACGAAATACTGTCCTCTACAATCTCGGCTTTATCTTTATCGGTTTGATTGTATCTGTAGGGATTGCTATCATCCTCAGTGAACTCCGTTCTAAGAGAATGGTTAAGATTTTCCAAACTTCTATGTTGTTCCCTTACTTCTTGTCTTGGGTTATCATCAGTTTCTTTACAGATGCCTTCCTAAACATTGATAAAGGGGTATTCAACCATTTCCTAGAATCTATCGGAATGAAGGAAGTCAATTTCTACGCTGACTTGGGCATCTGGCCATATCTCCTACTTTTCCTAGGTATTTGGAAAGGTTTTGGATATAGCAGTGTCATGTACTATGCGACAATCATGGGAATTGATCCAACCTACTACGAAGCAGCGACAGTGGACGGAGCCAGCAAATGGCAACGAATTCGCAATGTAACCATTCCGCAGTTGACACCATTGGTAACTGTATTGACCATCCTTGCAGTCGGAAATATCTTTCGTGCAGACTTCGGTCTTTTCTACCAAATCCCCCACAATGCTGGTCAGCTTTATAACGTAACCAACGTCTTGGACGTATATGTTTATAATGGTTTGACTCAGACAGCAGATATCGGGATGGCTTCAGCGGCAGGTCTCTATCAATCAGTAGTCGGTTTGATTCTGGTTATCCTATCAAACTTACTGGCAAGACGAGTTGATCCAAACTCAGCCTTGTTCTAG
- a CDS encoding beta-N-acetylhexosaminidase, producing the protein MVRFTGISSKQHQAIELLQKHISLPDVEVAVAQSDQASISIKGEGGHYQLTYRKPHQLYRALSLLVTALAEGDKVEIKEKAAYEDLAYMADCSRNAVLNVASAKQMIEVLALMGYSTFELYMEDTYQIEGQPYFGYFRGAYSAEELQEIETYAQQFDMIFVPCIQTLAHLSAFVKWGVKEVQELRDVEDILLIGEEKVYDLIDGMFATLSKLQTRKVNIGMDEAHLVGLGRYLILNGVVDRSLLMCQHLERVLDIADKYGFHCQMWSDMFFKLMSVDGQYDRDVEIPEETRVYLDRLKDRVTLVYWDYYQDSEEKYNRNFSNHHKISHDLAFAGGAWKWIGFTPNNHFSRLIAVEANKACRANDIKEVIVTGWGDNGGETAQFSILPSLQIWAELSYRNDLDHLSAHFQTNTGLSVEDFMQIDLANLLPDLPGNLSGINPNRYVFYQDVLCPILDRHMTPEQDKPHFAQAAETLANIKEKAGNYAYLFETQAQLNQILSSKVDVGRRIRQAYQVDDKESLQEIARQELPELRSQIEHFHALFSHQWLKENKVFGLDTVDIRMGGLLQRIKRAESRIEAYLAGQIDRIDELEVEILPFTDFYADKDFAATTANQWHTIATASTIYTT; encoded by the coding sequence ATGGTAAGATTTACAGGAATTAGCAGTAAACAACATCAAGCTATAGAGTTGCTTCAAAAGCACATTTCTCTACCAGATGTCGAAGTAGCTGTCGCCCAATCTGACCAAGCCTCTATCTCTATCAAGGGTGAGGGTGGACACTATCAACTAACCTATCGCAAACCTCACCAACTCTATCGCGCCTTGTCCTTGTTGGTAACAGCTCTAGCAGAAGGTGATAAAGTAGAGATTAAGGAGAAGGCGGCTTATGAAGATTTAGCCTACATGGCTGACTGTTCTCGAAATGCGGTGCTGAATGTGGCTTCTGCCAAGCAGATGATTGAGGTCTTAGCTCTCATGGGCTACTCAACTTTTGAGCTCTACATGGAAGACACTTACCAGATTGAGGGGCAGCCTTACTTTGGCTATTTCCGTGGAGCTTACTCAGCTGAGGAATTGCAGGAAATTGAAACCTATGCCCAGCAGTTTGACATGATCTTTGTGCCATGTATCCAGACCTTGGCTCACTTGTCAGCCTTCGTCAAATGGGGTGTCAAAGAAGTCCAGGAGCTCCGTGATGTGGAGGATATCCTTCTTATCGGCGAAGAAAAGGTTTATGACCTGATTGATGGTATGTTTGCTACTCTGTCTAAACTACAAACTCGCAAGGTCAATATCGGGATGGACGAAGCCCACTTGGTTGGTTTGGGACGCTACTTGATTCTGAACGGTGTTGTGGATCGTAGTCTCCTCATGTGCCAACACTTGGAGCGCGTGCTGGATATTGCAGACAAATATGGTTTCCACTGCCAGATGTGGAGCGATATGTTCTTTAAACTTATGTCAGTAGATGGGCAGTACGACCGTGATGTGGAAATTCCAGAAGAAACTCGTGTCTACCTAGACCGTCTCAAAGATCGTGTGACCTTGGTTTACTGGGACTATTATCAGGATAGCGAGGAAAAATACAACCGTAACTTTAGTAACCACCACAAGATTAGTCATGACCTTGCCTTTGCGGGGGGTGCTTGGAAGTGGATTGGTTTCACACCCAACAACCATTTCAGCCGTCTCATCGCAGTCGAAGCTAATAAAGCCTGCCGTGCCAATGATATCAAAGAAGTCATCGTGACGGGTTGGGGGGACAATGGTGGGGAAACAGCCCAGTTTTCTATTCTCCCAAGCTTGCAAATCTGGGCTGAACTCAGCTATCGCAATGACCTAGACCATTTGTCTGCTCATTTCCAGACTAATACTGGTCTATCGGTTGAGGACTTTATGCAGATTGACCTAGCTAATCTCTTGCCAGACCTACCAGGTAATCTCAGCGGGATCAATCCTAACCGCTATGTCTTTTATCAGGATGTTCTCTGTCCGATCCTTGACCGACACATGACACCTGAACAGGACAAACCGCACTTCGCTCAGGCTGCTGAGACGCTTGCTAACATTAAAGAAAAAGCTGGCAACTATGCCTACCTCTTTGAAACTCAGGCCCAGTTGAACCAGATTTTAAGTAGCAAAGTGGATGTGGGACGACGCATTCGTCAAGCCTATCAAGTGGATGATAAGGAAAGTCTACAAGAAATCGCCAGACAAGAATTACCAGAACTCAGAAGCCAAATCGAACACTTCCATGCCCTCTTTAGCCACCAATGGCTGAAAGAAAACAAGGTCTTTGGTTTGGATACGGTCGATATCCGTATGGGCGGACTCTTGCAACGCATCAAACGCGCAGAAAGTCGTATTGAGGCTTATCTGGCTGGTCAGATTGACCGCATCGATGAGTTAGAAGTGGAAATCCTGCCATTTACTGACTTTTACGCAGACAAGGACTTCGCAGCCACAACAGCCAACCAATGGCATACCATTGCGACAGCTTCAACCATCTACACGACCTAA
- a CDS encoding ROK family protein, with translation MTIATIDIGGTGIKFASLTPDGKILDKTSIPTPESLEDLLAWLDQRLSEQDYSGIAMSVPGAVNQETGVIDGFSAVPYIHGFSWYEALSSYQIPVHLENDANCVGLSELLAHPELENAACVVIGTGIGGAMIINGRLHRGRHGLGGEFGYMTTLAPAEKLNNWSQLASTGNMVRYVIEKSGQTDWDGRKIYQEAEAGNALCQEAIERMNRNLAQGLLNIQYLIDPDVISLGGSISQNPDFIQGVKKAVDDFVDTYEEYTVTPVIQACTYHADANLYGALVNWLQEENQW, from the coding sequence ATGACCATTGCAACGATTGATATCGGAGGGACTGGAATTAAGTTTGCCAGTCTGACTCCTGATGGGAAAATACTGGATAAGACAAGCATTCCAACGCCAGAAAGTTTGGAGGACTTACTAGCTTGGCTAGATCAACGTTTGTCAGAGCAGGATTATAGCGGGATTGCTATGAGCGTTCCAGGCGCGGTCAATCAAGAGACAGGTGTGATTGATGGCTTCAGTGCAGTACCCTACATTCACGGATTTTCTTGGTATGAGGCGCTTAGCTCTTATCAGATTCCTGTCCATCTGGAAAATGATGCCAACTGCGTTGGACTCAGTGAATTACTGGCTCATCCAGAACTTGAAAATGCAGCCTGTGTCGTGATTGGGACAGGGATTGGCGGAGCCATGATTATCAATGGTAGACTTCATCGAGGTCGCCACGGTCTGGGTGGAGAATTTGGCTACATGACAACTCTTGCCCCTGCTGAAAAGCTCAACAACTGGTCGCAATTAGCGTCAACTGGGAATATGGTACGCTACGTGATTGAAAAATCTGGTCAGACTGACTGGGACGGTCGCAAAATTTACCAAGAAGCCGAAGCAGGAAATGCCCTTTGTCAAGAAGCCATTGAGCGGATGAATCGTAATTTGGCGCAAGGCTTGCTCAATATCCAGTATCTCATCGATCCAGATGTCATCAGTCTGGGAGGCTCTATCAGTCAAAATCCAGATTTTATTCAAGGGGTCAAAAAAGCTGTAGATGACTTTGTTGATACCTACGAAGAATACACGGTCACACCCGTCATCCAAGCCTGCACCTATCATGCAGATGCCAATCTCTACGGTGCCCTTGTCAACTGGTTACAGGAGGAAAATCAATGGTAA
- a CDS encoding alpha-mannosidase: MENVVVHIISHSHWDREWYLPFESHRMQLVELFDNLFDLFENDPEFKSFHLDGQTIVLDDYLEIRPENRDKVQRYIDEGKLKIGPFYILQDDYLISSEANVRNTLIGQAECEKWGKSTQIGYFPDTFGNMGQAPQILQKSGIHVAAFGRGVKPIGFDNQVLEDEQFTSQFSEMYWQGADGSRVLGILFANWYSNGNEIPVDKDEALTFWKQKLADVRDYASTNQWLMMNGCDHQPVQKNLSEAIRVANELFPDVTFVHSSFDEYVQAVESALPEQLSTVTGELTSQETDGWYTLANTSSSRIYLKQAFQENSNLLEQVVEPLTIITGGHNHKDQLTYAWKTLLQNAPHDSICGCSVDEVHREMETRFAKVNQVGNFVKSNLLNEWKGKIATSKAQSDYLFTVINTGLHDKVDTVSTVIDVATCDFKELHPTEGYKKMAALILPSYRVEDLDGRLVEAKIEDLGANFEYDLPKDKFRQARIARQVRVTIPVHLAPLSWTTFQLLEGEQEHRDGIYQNGVIDTPFVTVSVDDNITVYDKTTHEAYEDFIRFEDRGDIGNEYIYFQPKGTEPIFAELKGYEVLENTARYAKILLKHELAVPVSADEKLEEEQKGIIEFMKREAGRSEELTSIPLETELTVFVDNPQIRCKTRFTNTAKDHRIRLLVKTHNTRPSNDSESIYEVVTRPNKPAASWENPENPQHQQAFVSLYDDEKGVTVSNKGLNEYEILGDDTIAVTILRASGELGDWGYFPTPEAQCLREFEVEFALECHQAQERFSAYRRAKALQTPFTSLQLARQEGSVAATGSLLSHSVLSIPQICPTAFKVAENEEGYVLRYYNMCSENVRVPESQHLFLDLLERPYPVHRGLISPQEIRTEFLKKEEI; the protein is encoded by the coding sequence ATGGAAAATGTTGTCGTACATATTATCTCACATAGTCACTGGGATCGTGAGTGGTACTTGCCTTTTGAAAGCCACCGTATGCAGTTGGTGGAATTATTTGACAATCTCTTTGATCTCTTTGAAAATGACCCTGAGTTCAAGAGCTTCCACTTGGATGGTCAAACTATTGTCCTTGATGACTACTTGGAGATTCGCCCTGAAAATCGCGACAAAGTCCAACGATACATCGACGAAGGCAAACTTAAAATTGGTCCTTTTTACATCTTGCAGGATGATTACTTGATTTCAAGTGAAGCCAATGTCCGCAATACATTGATTGGTCAAGCAGAATGTGAAAAATGGGGCAAATCTACTCAGATTGGTTACTTCCCAGATACCTTTGGAAATATGGGGCAAGCGCCTCAAATCCTTCAAAAATCAGGCATTCACGTGGCCGCTTTTGGTCGTGGTGTGAAGCCGATTGGATTTGATAACCAAGTCCTCGAAGATGAGCAGTTTACTTCTCAGTTTTCAGAAATGTACTGGCAGGGTGCGGACGGAAGTCGTGTCCTCGGGATCCTCTTTGCCAACTGGTACAGTAATGGGAATGAAATTCCAGTTGATAAAGACGAGGCCTTGACCTTCTGGAAACAAAAACTGGCAGACGTACGTGACTATGCTTCGACCAATCAGTGGTTGATGATGAACGGCTGTGACCATCAGCCTGTCCAGAAAAATTTGAGTGAAGCCATTCGTGTGGCAAATGAACTCTTCCCAGATGTGACTTTTGTTCACAGTTCTTTTGATGAGTATGTCCAAGCCGTGGAAAGTGCCCTACCAGAGCAGTTATCAACGGTTACAGGTGAGTTGACCAGTCAGGAAACAGATGGCTGGTACACACTTGCCAACACTTCTTCATCTCGTATTTATCTCAAACAAGCCTTCCAAGAAAATAGCAACCTCCTAGAGCAAGTTGTAGAACCCTTGACGATTATCACTGGGGGCCACAATCACAAGGATCAGTTGACCTATGCTTGGAAAACACTTTTGCAAAATGCGCCGCATGATAGTATCTGTGGCTGTAGCGTGGACGAAGTTCACCGTGAGATGGAGACACGTTTTGCCAAGGTCAATCAAGTCGGAAACTTTGTTAAGAGCAATCTTCTTAACGAATGGAAGGGTAAAATCGCTACGTCTAAGGCTCAAAGTGATTATCTCTTTACTGTCATTAACACAGGTTTGCATGATAAGGTCGATACTGTCAGCACAGTGATTGATGTTGCGACTTGTGATTTTAAGGAATTGCACCCAACAGAAGGTTACAAGAAGATGGCTGCTCTTATCTTGCCAAGCTACCGTGTGGAGGACTTGGATGGGCGTCTTGTAGAGGCTAAAATCGAAGATCTCGGAGCTAATTTTGAGTACGATTTACCAAAAGATAAGTTCCGCCAAGCTCGTATTGCTCGTCAAGTGCGCGTGACCATTCCAGTTCACCTAGCGCCACTTTCTTGGACAACCTTCCAATTGCTGGAAGGAGAACAAGAACACCGCGACGGTATTTACCAAAACGGAGTGATTGATACGCCATTTGTAACGGTTAGTGTGGATGACAATATCACAGTTTATGATAAGACAACTCACGAAGCCTATGAAGATTTTATCCGCTTCGAAGACCGTGGGGATATCGGAAACGAGTATATCTATTTCCAACCAAAAGGAACAGAGCCAATCTTTGCAGAGCTGAAAGGCTATGAGGTCTTGGAAAACACAGCTCGCTATGCTAAGATTTTGCTCAAACATGAATTGGCCGTGCCTGTCAGCGCGGATGAAAAGCTAGAAGAAGAGCAAAAAGGCATCATCGAGTTTATGAAGCGTGAGGCGGGACGTTCAGAAGAGTTGACAAGCATTCCTCTGGAAACTGAGTTGACTGTCTTCGTTGATAATCCACAAATCCGTTGCAAGACTCGCTTTACTAACACTGCCAAAGATCACCGTATCCGTCTTTTGGTTAAGACTCACAACACGCGTCCAAGCAATGATTCTGAAAGCATCTATGAGGTGGTGACACGACCAAACAAACCAGCTGCTTCATGGGAAAATCCTGAAAATCCTCAACACCAACAAGCCTTTGTTAGTCTGTATGACGATGAAAAAGGTGTGACCGTATCCAACAAGGGATTGAATGAATACGAAATCCTTGGAGACGACACCATTGCAGTGACTATTTTGCGTGCATCAGGTGAGCTAGGTGACTGGGGCTACTTCCCAACACCAGAAGCACAATGCTTGCGTGAATTTGAAGTCGAGTTTGCGCTTGAGTGCCACCAAGCCCAAGAACGCTTCTCAGCTTATCGTCGAGCTAAAGCCTTGCAGACACCGTTTACCAGCCTTCAGCTTGCTAGACAAGAAGGAAGCGTGGCTGCGACTGGTAGCCTCTTGAGCCATTCTGTTCTTAGCATACCGCAAATCTGTCCAACAGCCTTTAAGGTAGCTGAAAATGAAGAAGGCTATGTTCTTCGTTACTACAATATGTGTAGTGAAAATGTACGTGTACCGGAAAGTCAACATCTATTCCTTGACCTACTTGAACGACCATACCCAGTTCATAGAGGACTCATTTCACCACAAGAGATTCGTACAGAATTCCTCAAAAAAGAAGAAATTTAA
- a CDS encoding glycoside hydrolase family 125 protein, with translation MIYSKEIVREWLDEVAERAKDHPEWVDVFERCYTDTLDNTVAILEDGSTFVLTGDIPAMWLRDSTAQLRPYLHVAKRDALLCQTIAGLVKRQMTLVLKDPYANSFNIEENWKGHHETDHTDLNGWIWERKYEVDSLCYPLQLAYLLWKETGETSQFDETFVAATKEILHLWKVEQDHKNSPYRFVRDTDRKEDTLVNDGFGPDFAVTGMTWSAFRPSDDCCQYSYLIPSNMFAVVVLGYVQEIFTELNLADSESVITDAKRLQDEIQEGIENYAYTTNSKGEKIYAFEVDGLGNASIMDDPNVPSLLAAPYLGYCSVDDEVYQATRRTILSPENPYFYQGEYASGLGSSHTFYRYIWPIALSIQGLTTRDKAEKKFLLDQLVACDGGTGVMHESFHVDDPTLYSREWFSWANMMFCELVLDYLDIR, from the coding sequence ATGATTTATTCAAAAGAAATTGTTCGAGAATGGCTAGATGAAGTGGCAGAGCGGGCTAAGGACCATCCAGAGTGGGTGGATGTTTTCGAGCGTTGCTATACAGACACCTTGGACAATACGGTTGCAATCCTAGAAGATGGTTCAACCTTTGTACTCACTGGTGATATTCCTGCTATGTGGCTTCGGGATTCAACAGCTCAACTCAGACCCTACCTTCATGTGGCTAAAAGAGATGCCCTCCTGTGTCAGACCATTGCAGGTTTGGTCAAACGTCAGATGACCTTGGTACTTAAGGATCCCTATGCTAACTCCTTCAACATTGAGGAAAACTGGAAGGGTCACCATGAGACTGACCACACAGACCTTAACGGCTGGATTTGGGAACGCAAGTATGAGGTGGACTCGCTTTGCTATCCTTTGCAGTTGGCTTATCTCCTCTGGAAAGAGACTGGCGAGACTAGCCAGTTTGATGAGACTTTTGTCGCAGCGACAAAGGAAATTCTTCATCTGTGGAAGGTAGAACAAGACCACAAGAACTCTCCTTATCGTTTTGTTCGTGATACCGATCGTAAGGAAGACACCTTGGTAAATGATGGCTTTGGACCTGATTTTGCAGTGACAGGTATGACTTGGTCAGCCTTTCGTCCGAGTGATGACTGCTGTCAGTATAGTTACTTGATTCCGTCAAATATGTTTGCTGTAGTAGTCTTGGGTTATGTGCAAGAGATCTTTACAGAATTGAATCTAGCTGATAGCGAGAGTGTTATCACAGACGCTAAGCGTCTTCAGGATGAGATCCAAGAAGGAATTGAAAACTATGCTTACACCACCAACAGTAAGGGCGAAAAGATTTATGCCTTTGAAGTGGATGGCCTAGGAAATGCCAGCATTATGGATGATCCAAACGTACCAAGTCTGCTGGCTGCACCTTATCTGGGTTACTGTTCGGTCGATGATGAAGTTTATCAAGCAACTCGTCGCACCATTCTGAGCCCTGAAAATCCATACTTCTACCAAGGAGAATACGCTAGCGGTCTCGGAAGTTCTCATACCTTCTATCGCTATATCTGGCCAATTGCCCTTTCTATCCAAGGTTTGACAACAAGAGATAAGGCAGAGAAGAAATTCTTGTTGGATCAGCTGGTTGCTTGCGATGGTGGTACAGGTGTCATGCACGAAAGCTTCCACGTGGACGACCCAACTCTCTACTCTCGTGAATGGTTCTCTTGGGCTAACATGATGTTCTGTGAATTGGTCTTGGATTACTTGGATATCCGCTAA